In Phaeobacter inhibens DSM 16374, the following proteins share a genomic window:
- the pcaQ gene encoding pca operon transcription factor PcaQ, whose protein sequence is MRLSSQLKLRHLEVFVEVARKMSVTQAAERLGMTQPAVTRALRELEAVCEKPLVEKHGRGIRLSAYGEMFRDYAGRSLALTRDGVEMLRGLDAAEGSKVTIGALPTVSATVVPEALASIWEQGGRNRFSVMSGDNQYLLDLLRRGELDVVVGRLPAPENMVGLDFDPLFRERVTVVVAPDHPLTRLDAAQLPDALFGKYPVLMPPPASIIRSSVERMFLEQGIPMPDAAIETVSSTFGRQFTLAHQAIWVISHGVVRSDLASGVLVALPLDTDSTRGPVGLCLRSEHRLSPAAARFCAALKNVCS, encoded by the coding sequence ATGCGCCTTTCGTCTCAGTTGAAACTCCGCCATCTGGAGGTCTTTGTCGAGGTTGCGCGAAAGATGAGCGTCACCCAGGCTGCGGAGCGGTTGGGTATGACCCAACCGGCGGTGACGCGCGCCCTGCGTGAGCTGGAAGCGGTATGTGAGAAGCCGCTAGTGGAGAAGCACGGACGCGGTATTCGTCTGTCTGCCTATGGCGAGATGTTTCGGGACTATGCCGGGCGCAGTCTGGCGCTGACGCGTGATGGTGTTGAGATGCTGCGCGGGCTGGATGCGGCAGAAGGATCGAAAGTCACAATTGGTGCTTTGCCGACGGTGTCGGCCACCGTGGTACCAGAAGCACTGGCCAGTATCTGGGAGCAAGGCGGGCGCAACCGGTTTTCGGTGATGTCGGGTGACAATCAATATCTCCTCGATCTGTTGCGACGGGGAGAACTGGACGTCGTGGTCGGGCGTTTGCCCGCCCCTGAAAACATGGTTGGGCTGGATTTCGATCCGCTGTTTCGCGAACGGGTAACGGTGGTTGTGGCGCCTGACCATCCGCTGACAAGGCTGGATGCCGCACAGTTGCCGGATGCGCTGTTCGGCAAGTATCCGGTACTGATGCCGCCACCGGCGTCGATCATACGTTCATCGGTTGAGCGGATGTTCCTGGAGCAGGGCATTCCCATGCCTGATGCGGCCATCGAGACGGTGTCTTCGACGTTCGGCCGCCAGTTTACGTTGGCACATCAGGCAATCTGGGTGATCAGCCACGGTGTTGTGCGATCCGATCTTGCTAGCGGAGTTCTGGTGGCGTTGCCATTGGATACGGACAGCACCCGTGGGCCGGTTGGGCTGTGCTTGCGCAGTGAACACCGCCT
- the pcaC gene encoding 4-carboxymuconolactone decarboxylase: MRKPQYDAGQNIRREVLGAAHVTNADAATTPLDAPFQQLITEAAWGTVWASDQISRRERSMLTLALLAALGNFDEIPMHIRATANTGATPEDIAEVFQHVAIYAGVPRANHALKLAKTTYAEMAAEKEATDNRAGDSHDAP, from the coding sequence ATGCGCAAGCCACAGTATGACGCAGGTCAGAACATTCGCCGAGAGGTCTTGGGAGCCGCCCATGTCACCAACGCAGATGCGGCCACAACCCCATTGGACGCGCCGTTTCAGCAGCTGATTACCGAAGCCGCGTGGGGCACGGTCTGGGCTTCAGATCAGATCAGCCGCCGCGAGCGGTCTATGCTGACGCTGGCGCTCTTGGCAGCGCTCGGCAATTTTGATGAGATCCCGATGCACATACGCGCAACCGCAAACACAGGGGCAACGCCCGAGGATATTGCAGAAGTTTTTCAGCATGTCGCCATTTATGCCGGGGTGCCACGCGCCAATCATGCGTTGAAGCTCGCCAAGACAACCTATGCCGAGATGGCCGCCGAAAAAGAGGCCACAGACAACCGTGCAGGAGACAGCCATGACGCCCCCTGA
- the pcaH gene encoding protocatechuate 3,4-dioxygenase subunit beta encodes MTPPDYFSRDRRWHPPAFTPDYKTSVSRSPRLPLLSLENTASEITGPTFAPTDIAEGDNDLLTNFARDGGSPIGERILLHGRVLDENARPVPNTLVEIWQANASGRYRHKKDGYLGALDPNFGGCGRVLTDDNGAYAFRTVKPGAYPWRNGINDWRPAHIHVSVFGSAFAQRLITQLYFEGDPLIARCPIVSTIPDPAAVQQLIARLDMNETRPLDMIAYRFDIVLRGRRSTMFENRMEGN; translated from the coding sequence ATGACGCCCCCTGATTACTTCTCCCGCGACCGACGTTGGCACCCGCCCGCTTTTACACCGGACTACAAAACATCGGTTAGCCGGTCACCGCGATTGCCCCTGCTCAGTCTGGAGAACACGGCGAGCGAAATCACCGGCCCGACCTTTGCGCCAACTGACATCGCAGAAGGCGACAACGATCTTCTGACCAATTTCGCGCGTGATGGCGGCAGTCCAATCGGAGAGCGGATCCTGCTGCATGGCCGGGTCTTGGACGAAAACGCACGACCTGTCCCCAACACGTTGGTAGAAATCTGGCAGGCCAATGCCTCTGGTCGGTACCGGCACAAGAAAGACGGCTATTTGGGCGCATTAGACCCGAATTTCGGAGGCTGCGGACGGGTGCTGACTGATGACAACGGCGCCTATGCTTTTCGCACGGTGAAGCCGGGGGCTTACCCTTGGCGCAATGGCATCAACGACTGGCGTCCGGCACATATCCATGTTTCGGTCTTCGGCAGCGCCTTTGCCCAGCGCTTGATCACCCAGCTTTACTTCGAAGGCGATCCGCTGATTGCCCGCTGCCCCATCGTCAGCACCATTCCGGATCCCGCCGCCGTGCAGCAGTTGATCGCGCGGCTGGATATGAATGAAACCCGTCCACTGGATATGATCGCTTATCGGTTCGACATCGTTCTGCGCGGGCGTCGGTCGACGATGTTCGAAAACCGAATGGAGGGGAACTGA
- the pcaG gene encoding protocatechuate 3,4-dioxygenase subunit alpha, translated as MTSLKETPSQTAGPYVHIGLAPGAAGFDIYETELGQDIAGPEAKGQRIRIEGRVLDGTGTPLKDVLIEVWQANAKGIYAHRETPQPEGEPQQVEAGFRGWGRVISDFDTGDWQFETVKPGPVRRRDSRMMAPHINLWIVARGINLGLNTRLYFEEERKANDNDPVLKLIEQTGRRHTLLARTQDQANTGTVETPSVYRFDIHLQGPDETVFFDI; from the coding sequence ATGACGTCGCTGAAGGAAACACCATCGCAAACCGCAGGGCCTTATGTTCATATCGGCCTCGCCCCCGGCGCCGCAGGTTTTGATATCTACGAGACCGAGCTGGGGCAGGATATCGCGGGGCCAGAGGCCAAGGGCCAGCGCATTCGCATAGAAGGCCGGGTTCTGGATGGCACTGGAACCCCGCTGAAGGACGTGTTGATCGAGGTCTGGCAGGCCAATGCCAAGGGGATATATGCGCATCGGGAGACGCCCCAACCGGAAGGGGAGCCACAACAGGTCGAAGCTGGTTTCCGGGGCTGGGGACGTGTGATTTCTGATTTTGACACCGGCGACTGGCAGTTTGAAACCGTGAAACCCGGTCCGGTTCGCAGGCGCGACAGTCGGATGATGGCGCCTCATATCAACCTCTGGATTGTGGCGCGCGGTATCAACCTTGGCCTGAATACCCGGCTCTACTTCGAGGAAGAGCGGAAGGCGAATGACAACGACCCTGTTCTGAAGCTGATTGAGCAAACCGGTCGGCGCCACACCCTCCTTGCCCGGACACAGGATCAGGCGAACACCGGCACCGTAGAAACACCTTCGGTCTATCGCTTCGACATTCATCTGCAAGGGCCGGATGAAACCGTGTTCTTTGATATCTGA
- a CDS encoding 3-keto-5-aminohexanoate cleavage protein, which produces MNNPCIICVAITGSVPRKAHNPAVPISIEEQIESTHEAYEAGASIAHCHVRLEDETPTSDPDRFARLMGGIRHHCPDMIIQLSTGGRSGAGRERGGMLSLRPDMASLSVGSNNFPTRVYENPPDLVDWLAAQMVEYDVKPEIEAFDLSHIHQAVAMSRDGRLKAPLYVQFVLGVKNAMPVDRNVFDYYVKTMERLAPDAQWCAAGIGAGQLEVNEWAIAAGGHTRTGLEDNLRLDRQTLAPSNAALVRRAADLCDRYDRPVATCDEARTILGLRPANG; this is translated from the coding sequence ATGAACAATCCCTGCATTATCTGCGTGGCCATTACCGGATCAGTTCCCCGCAAGGCTCACAATCCTGCCGTGCCGATCAGCATTGAAGAGCAGATCGAAAGCACCCATGAGGCCTACGAAGCCGGCGCCAGCATCGCCCATTGCCATGTCCGGCTTGAGGATGAGACGCCGACCTCGGATCCAGACCGTTTCGCCCGGCTCATGGGTGGGATCCGTCATCACTGCCCTGACATGATCATCCAGCTGTCTACCGGCGGGCGATCCGGTGCCGGGCGCGAACGTGGCGGCATGTTGTCACTGCGACCGGATATGGCCTCGCTCTCTGTTGGCTCCAACAACTTCCCGACCCGTGTCTATGAGAACCCGCCAGATCTGGTGGACTGGCTCGCGGCGCAGATGGTGGAATATGACGTCAAACCGGAGATTGAGGCCTTTGACCTCTCTCACATTCACCAGGCCGTGGCGATGTCACGGGACGGACGACTGAAGGCCCCGCTCTATGTGCAGTTTGTCCTGGGGGTCAAAAATGCGATGCCGGTGGATCGCAATGTCTTCGACTACTACGTCAAGACTATGGAACGGCTTGCTCCGGACGCGCAATGGTGTGCCGCTGGGATTGGTGCCGGTCAGCTGGAGGTCAACGAATGGGCCATCGCAGCAGGTGGTCACACACGCACCGGGCTGGAGGACAATCTGCGGCTGGATCGCCAGACGCTTGCGCCATCCAACGCGGCACTGGTCCGCCGTGCCGCAGATCTTTGTGATCGCTACGACCGTCCTGTTGCGACATGCGACGAAGCCCGTACCATTCTGGGTCTGCGCCCTGCCAACGGCTGA
- the cueR gene encoding Cu(I)-responsive transcriptional regulator, translating into MNIGDVASRSGLPAKTIRYYEDIGLIKPRRSENGYRCFAETDLHKLAFLGRARALGFTIEDCRTLLALYEDESRASADVKQLAQEHLDKINIKIADLEAMRDTLSELVTCCAGDNRPDCPILRDLSQPPDAGDQ; encoded by the coding sequence ATGAACATTGGTGATGTGGCCAGCCGTTCTGGCCTGCCGGCCAAAACCATTCGCTACTATGAAGACATTGGCCTGATCAAACCGCGGCGCAGTGAGAATGGCTATCGTTGTTTTGCGGAGACCGACCTGCACAAGCTGGCGTTTCTGGGCCGGGCCCGCGCGCTTGGCTTTACCATCGAAGATTGCCGGACTCTGCTTGCGCTTTATGAGGATGAGAGTCGGGCCAGCGCCGACGTGAAACAATTGGCGCAGGAGCATCTCGACAAAATTAATATCAAGATCGCCGATCTGGAAGCGATGCGGGATACGCTGTCGGAACTGGTGACCTGTTGCGCAGGTGACAACCGGCCGGACTGCCCCATTCTGCGCGACCTGTCGCAGCCGCCTGACGCGGGTGACCAATAG